DNA sequence from the Prinia subflava isolate CZ2003 ecotype Zambia chromosome 20, Cam_Psub_1.2, whole genome shotgun sequence genome:
CCCGCCTGGCCCCCGCGGCCCCCGACGCTCACCTTGACGGCGCTGCCGCCTCCCTTCGGGCCCTGTGCTTTGCCctcgctgctgccgccgccgccgctgtcGCCGCCTGTGAACCGAGCACCCTGACACCGGCCCCATCCCTGCcgcccctgccaggctctgagACTGTCTCGGCGCCCACCAGCCCCAGGCCCGGTCCCGGTGTCGCCCCCACCACGCTCAGGCCCGGTCCCGGCCGGTCCCGGGGCCGGCCCGGTGCCGCCCAGCCCCACTCACCCTTCCCGGCTTTGCCGCCGCCTTTCCCTTTAGGCGCCATCTTACCGCCGTAAGTCCCCGCCCTGCCCCAGGCCCCCAGCTGCCCGCGCCGTGCCGGCAGGGAGCGGTCGCGCGGGGCCGCGGCACCCGGGGCCGTGCTTGCCCGTGGGGGGGGCTGGCCCCACCCGGCACACAGGGCTGCGTTCGGCACCCTCGGCCGTACCCAGCGCCcgcccagggctgtccccaacACGCAGGGCTGTCGCCCTCATCCATCCCACCTGCCCCAGAATGCCAAGGCCACTCCCAGTCCACCCCTCCACACTTCCAGTCCTCCCCCAGGCCTGTACCCAGTGCCCAGCGCTGTCCCCAGCACGAGGGCTGACCCCAGCAGtcccccgggctgtccctgtccctcatATCCACCCCACCTGTCCCCGAGACGCCAAATCCATCCCCACCTCCCCACACCATCCCCGGCCCCAatgcccagcctgggctgtctCTGACACCTCAGGTGTCCCCGCGCCCCTCCCTCAGAGCCACTGGGGACACACGAGTGCGCGGCAGACACTTCGAAAGGTCCCAGCTGATGAGGCCGGGTTCCCCTCGAGCCAGCCAGGGGTGTCAGGGGCCGCCCACCTCCCCAGCACCCCTCCCTCAACAGCCCAAAGAAGCACAGGCACAGGCgggcagcagggagcacttTACCAAGCTGGCGAGATAAAAAGTACAACATTCCATAGTTGGCACCTTGGCGGCCcccaccccagggcagggatgttcTGCTGGCCAGGCTCTTCCCGGGACCCCACTGCCTTCTGCCTTCCAGCGGAACAGCCGCagccagagggagcagggagcgaGTGGCCAGGGACGAGCATTCAGCCAGGAGGAGCCCCACGAAGAGCATGTTCCTTCAGCCAGGGAAATTAGGATCTCCATCCCATGGCCAATCTCCATCGCACAGCCGATCTCTATTCCATGGCCAATTTCTGTCCATCTGACCCTCTTGAACATttctcccctgcagctccagctgccagtggTGCTGGGGGTGTTGCAGGGGGGTCCCTGACCTGTGCTTGTTCCTAGCCCCTTTTGCCGGCTCTGTCCCTGGTTTCCTGAGCAGTCATGTGCAAAATGTACCCGTCCCCAGAGCTTCCCAAGCTGTACCCTGGCCCCATCCTGCGCCAGCACCTTGCCACTGGCTGGGGCCATGGGATGGGGGTGAAATGTGGACATTCATTAGAGCTTTTTTTgtgggggcttttttttccttttttttctttttatttttttttttttcctgagtttctCAGCCTGGCTCTTAATTACAGGCTTAaatctgcagccctgggagaggaaaaggagagatgGGTGAGTACCAGGACAGAAGAGAGGGGAACCAACTGGAGCCTCAGTGGGATCAGATCCAGGGTGGGGATAAGGATGGGGAAGTgtttgcctgggctgtgctgcccggGGATGTAGACCTCCTGGTGGGGCAGAGAcctccagagcagcccaggcccCTTGGAGGGACACTGAAGCACCACTGtggtgccctgctgctgcctggaccCACTGCACCACTTCCCACTAGCACAGGAGGGCTGGAGTGTGTTGGAAATACATTAAGAAATCAAGCAGAAATTGCCCTTAACACTGTTTCTTTGTCAGCCATGGCTGGCTCTTCCTGTTTCTCTGGGCGCATGGCCGTGCTTGTGCTCAGAGCTTGTTTCCTCCCCACACCATGGCTCTGTTACTGGCTGCTGGGCCCCcatgctggagccaggccaggaaGGGCAAGAGGGGGTGAGGAGGGTAAATCCCACCCAAGGACATGCAAACCCTCCTCCATGGCCCTGTGCACATGCCCTGATGGCATGTGTCCCTCTTTGCCTTGCTCAGGTCCCTGGTGGCAAGTGGGCATGGGTGAGTGGTGGGAAACCCTGAGGGGATCCAGGAGTCACCAGGGAGGTGGCTCAGCTGATGTCCATCTGGATTCCAGCCACCATCTCGGTACCATCCCAGGACCTCTGGTGGCTAGGGCAGCAGAGGAAGTTGTCGCAGAGTCTGGCGGGGAgatgcaggaggcagagctggggacgAGCTTCCTTCCCATGGCACAGCACCCCCATcgccccagccagcagctgggtGCAGGACCCCTGGCgcgggggctggcagggagtgGGGTGGCTGCTGGACCCCTGTGCAGTGAGGCCAGGGGTCTGGCACTGGAGGCAACCatgggggtttgtttttggactgagagctgaggagctccaaaatgcagcattttgggGGCTTTCAAGGGGTAGGGGTTTGGCCTGAGGTGGTGGTGCTGGCTGCGGACGCCGGGTGCCAGTTCCCTGTGACAGGGAGGATGCTCAGGGCAATGACAGGGAACCTCCTCCTGTGACTCTTCGAAAGCAACCGCAGATCCAGCCGAACCCCTGGTGTCTTCCCAAAGTGCATCTGTGTGTCCTGCTGAATTCAGCCAGGGTATCTCTGCATGGGAAACTCAAGGTACAATGTCAAAGGGAAGAGAATCAAACATCACCACCACTGTGCATTAGAAAAGCTGTTTAAAGTACCACATGCCGAAGGGACCAAAGAGTCTCACGCTGCTTCGCTGCAGGCATGGGGCAACACTGGGGGCTGTGATCCTGGTCTgcttcctgggcaggagcttTCAATCCCAGGAGCTGGCTCAGCCAGGGCCAATTCCAGCTGCTTCCCTCGAGGGAAGGGCCCAGAGTCATGAGGGCTTGGGTTCCAGCCACTGTCTCTTGCCAGCAGCTctcaaaataaggaaaaaaagcctaaGAACCTGCCAGCAGGATACAGGagctccccagcagccaggacagcccttTGCAGCAGCGCTCCCTCTGCAGCCATCGCCACCCCTCCAGCTGGAGGGACCCCTGTGTGGTCAGGGCTGGCTTTTGGGACTGTTTGCACTGTCCAGCTCAGGGGCAAACTCTGTGATGACCCTCCGGGCCAGTGGGTTTGTGGTCTTGAGCAGTTCAGCAGCAGATGGCCGAGTACCAGGGCTGGTTTTGCTGCTCTTCTTCTGGAGCAGGGCTTTAAAATCCTCATTCCTGCTGGAAGACTTCCCGCTGCTGCCCGCTGCTGCCAGGGATTCGCTAGTTGGGGAGCCTGAAGTCTTTACAGGTGAGTGGGAGGTGGGTCGGCTGCTGAAGGTGTCACCAGGCTCTTTCCGCCCCAAGACCTTCCTCTTCGACCTAGGCACCAAAGGGACATGGGTGGGAGCAGTCTGGGGCTGGAGTGAGGTCCCAGAGCAAGGGCTATGGTAGTGCCTAGCCTGGTCTGCTGGGACAAGGTGACATGAGCATGGCAGGTGGTGCTCCTGGCAAGCAGGACTAATTTGGACCCTCCCTGCTGGTTGCACTCTGCTCAAGGCAGTAGCAactgggctgtccccaaggaTAAACCCCAGTATGGAAAATGGAGGTGTCTTGATAGGGGGACACTACACTCAGAGCTGTGACAGTGGTGGGATGCAGTGAGTGCCAGGGCTGTCTGCTCCAGTGCATGCACCAGCCTTACCTGTGGATCACTGTGAAGAGATCCTCCGTGGTGCGGGACATTGTGAACACCTCATCATCCTCCTCCACGATGGACTCGGCCGTCTTGTCGCTGGCAAAGCTCTTCTCCTCCATGCCagcttctgctgagctgcctgtgggcagggagaagACAGCAGTGAATGCCATGGGGAACTCCTGTGCCTGGGGTGATCTCACCATAAGGGTGGGGAGACCCTCACCTTGCTCAGGGGCAGGTTCACTGGCAGGCTCGCTGGCAGCCTGCCAGCCTGTGGTGCCCACAGCCTTGGGGGATGGTGGATCCTCAGCGTCAGGGTTGCAGCAGGTGGGGTCAGTGTCCAGCGTGATGATAGGGCTGGGGGTGGGTGGCAGGTCCCCCacaccagctccctgctgtgccaaggCTGGCATGGGTGGCAGGTGCAGCACGCTGGGCTTTTTGGGCACTGGTGGCGGCACCTTGGCCTTCCTGCGCTCCCCCTTGGCACCGCTCcgctctggctgcagctcatCCAGGCTGCCCTGTGAGAGCCGCCGGGGCCCCACTGGGGTCAGGGACAAGTGGGgctcccccaaacccctccccagctcccctctccTCAGCACCACGACagcatcctgtgccagccccttctccttgctggcagtgcctggtggggatttgggggacAGGGGACTCTCCTCCCGCAGAACTGGAGGCTTGGGCAGGGTGCATGGGGGGCGCCTGGCCAGTGGTGGCTTCTCTGCCACAGGTGGCTTCACTTtcctctccagccctgggcaggagaCGTGGGCTGGCTCCTCCATGTGTTCTGGGCCATCAGCATTGTCCTCTGGCTCTGAGCGGCTGATGGAGCGGAGGCGAACGGAGCGCAAGTCCGACTGTGTCACCACAGGCATGATGGGTGTGATGAGACTGGTCTTCTGGGCCAGCTTGGTGCCAAAGGTGGAGTCAGAGTGGTGCCGGCTGACCTTCGTCTTCCCCTTCAGGGAGATCTTCAGCCCTGAGAGGTCGAGGTGGGCGGGTGGAGTCAGTGGGAGGTCGAAGGACAGCCTgcccctggggctcctctccatgGGGGATGTGGGGGGCAGAGAGGATTTTCTCTCAGGGACCAGGGGCCTCACACGCACCTGGTGCGGGGAGTGCCCGAGGATGGTGGAGGTGGGTACAGTGGGGGTTGGGGTCTCTGACTGACTGGAGTACCCGCTGGATGGGGACATCAGCCCTGTGGGCCTGCCTGGTGAGGAGGTCTTGACGTCTAcctcagcagagagctgggagggcGTCGTGGCCCTGGAGACTGAAGGGGACACGAGGGACTCAGAGCTGCCCCGTGTCTTGGCACACTCAATGGCCGTGGTCCCTGTGGTTGTGCTTGAGCCAGAGAGGGACTGGTAGGGATCACTGCTGGCCCTCCAGTCCGTGAGATGCCACTGCTGGGGGGCAGCTGTGCTGTTGGGCTCCCTGCCTGCACTCCCCTGGGGGTTGGCATGCACCAGCCGGTGACCCTGGAGCTCTGGTGGGATGCTCAGACTCTTGGGCCGCTGGTCCttgggcagtgctgcagtgagCCCCATGTCACTGTCATGCCCCTCTTTGATCAAAGAGACGCTGCGTGTGGGTGGCGAGGGCTTCTTCTTGGCCTTCTTCAGGGAGATGCTCTTggagcgccgccgccgctgcccctcaggctccagccccagggagacgttgtcagtgctggtgctgccctcGGAGCTGGCGCTGGGGTAGCCCAGGGCATAGTTGGTGCTGCCCCGCCGGGTCTCGGCGTATGCAATGtccacagagcagagggacCCCGAGTCAGTGGGCACCGACAGTGACCGCTCACGGAACCGGCATCCTGCCTGCTCCACCCCCAGCTGCAccggccctgctgctggctccagctcctctcGGCTTCCCAGCAAGAAATTCCCCTTGGCTCCTTGGATGCACCCAGAGCTGGTGGGGGAGGCAGGCACTGGGCCAGAGAAGAAGCTGGGCCCATTGCTGCCCATGCGCTCTTCTGTGGCGATGAAGAAGGAGGTGGAGGTGGCAGGTGATCCTGGGCTGGGCGATGGGATAGAGCCACCTGGCGAGGTGCAGGTGGGCCCCTTGCCTGGGCCAGTGGTGAGGCTGGGGGGGCTCCCATACCCCAGGGGGCTCCAGGGTGGGGAAAAAGGAGGGCCCTGTGTCCCATTGCAGGCACTGGCACAAGGGTTGGCTGCCCCATCCATGGCAGTAGGTGGCTGGCAACAGCGGGCCCCGAGGTCACTGAAGGTCTTCCTCAGTGGGGCTGAGAGGGGTGGACGAGGGCTGATCTCCTGGGGCGTTGTCCCCCGACTCGTGGTCTCAGGCACGAAGCTGCAGGATAGGGACTCAGCGATGGCTGTGTGCGTGCTGGATGTGGGGCCGTTGGTGCTTCCTGCAGGGAGAGACAGAGTCTGATGAGCACCATCCTGCCTCACTCACAGGCACACAGCCTTGCCCTGTACTCTGTCCCAACCCATGGCCAGTCTTGAGGCTTCACCTCTGCCCAGGCATAAAATATGGATCTGTTTGCTGGAATGTGCCAGGGACAAATCAGCCATGGCAGGAGGCTCTACCCATAGGGACATCAGTCCCATGGCAACCAAAGTGCTGACCTGGTACTGCTCCATGGTGGGGGCACAGATAGGGTTCAGGAGGAGCCAGGTCAGACGTtgccagctgggacagggagggacactGTGCCTCACAGCGGCACCTcatcacagcacagccaggatggGGAAGGAGCCAGCAGCACCACTATGAACATTCCCATCAGACAGGGATGCTCAAGGCTGTGGTGGGCTCAGATCTGACTGACTCCAAAGGAGGAGCCAAGACGAGTTGATGGTCTGACCACTGTCATGGGAAGAAACCTTCCTCCTACCCTGTGAAAACTGCCTTGGAGGAGCAACCCTAACTCTCTGTCCCTACCTGCCTCCACAGAGAGATTTGCTCTGATTTCTCTACACCTTCCACAGGAGATAGCAGGACGGAGCCCCTGAACTACAGTGGCTGCTGTTCCCAAGGGTTCAATGACAGCCTGGAAGCACTCCAGGCACTCTCACATGCACACCCTTGGCACTGGCATGGCCAGCTCACCAGCCCCAGCAAAGAACTGGCCAGGTGTGTGCCCCACAGCCAAGGCACCCTGCAACAGGGTCTGCCCATGGGGAAGGTGGGcacatggagctgttggagctgGGGCCTGGGTGACTCCCGTCTCAGAACCCTGACTCAGGATGATGGGGCTGTCCCTGATGCCAtgccagccccaggccagcccagTGTCACCAGTGTGCCCAACGCCTCAGTGCCTTCAGAGGGTGCAGAGTCAGTGTGGTGCCTGCACCACAGGTCAGGGTGTCCTGGGGGGCCCatctgtgcctgggctggctgccagccccagggtggcTGTG
Encoded proteins:
- the NHSL2 gene encoding NHS-like protein 2 isoform X3; this translates as MPAPWQCQQLSSACTTAHTGSGLHCVTHSPNEHMSAKRGRLHGGGPPVLRVPFLAEAAPVAGQGAGRGCCHISATPRTAPGLVLWFAHVVSTRVGVGGDSAAGPRCRATSNLDLESKKAAPAKLPWQQPVNVFLAAGRPPGMEQLHQEAQLNLQSLLQEEYEEQYTESRVTGQTFRAAGHLPPETSPEPSPRPPPAKRLEFVLMPPSQRAAEEESTSSTVLDARPPDTSLSLPTSPDKQHPWPRAFPLPPVEEKQLHQPGSIHTNIVPINVSGSTNGPTSSTHTAIAESLSCSFVPETTSRGTTPQEISPRPPLSAPLRKTFSDLGARCCQPPTAMDGAANPCASACNGTQGPPFSPPWSPLGYGSPPSLTTGPGKGPTCTSPGGSIPSPSPGSPATSTSFFIATEERMGSNGPSFFSGPVPASPTSSGCIQGAKGNFLLGSREELEPAAGPVQLGVEQAGCRFRERSLSVPTDSGSLCSVDIAYAETRRGSTNYALGYPSASSEGSTSTDNVSLGLEPEGQRRRRSKSISLKKAKKKPSPPTRSVSLIKEGHDSDMGLTAALPKDQRPKSLSIPPELQGHRLVHANPQGSAGREPNSTAAPQQWHLTDWRASSDPYQSLSGSSTTTGTTAIECAKTRGSSESLVSPSVSRATTPSQLSAEVDVKTSSPGRPTGLMSPSSGYSSQSETPTPTVPTSTILGHSPHQVRVRPLVPERKSSLPPTSPMERSPRGRLSFDLPLTPPAHLDLSGLKISLKGKTKVSRHHSDSTFGTKLAQKTSLITPIMPVVTQSDLRSVRLRSISRSEPEDNADGPEHMEEPAHVSCPGLERKVKPPVAEKPPLARRPPCTLPKPPVLREESPLSPKSPPGTASKEKGLAQDAVVVLRRGELGRGLGEPHLSLTPVGPRRLSQGSLDELQPERSGAKGERRKAKVPPPVPKKPSVLHLPPMPALAQQGAGVGDLPPTPSPIITLDTDPTCCNPDAEDPPSPKAVGTTGWQAASEPASEPAPEQGSSAEAGMEEKSFASDKTAESIVEEDDEVFTMSRTTEDLFTVIHRSKRKVLGRKEPGDTFSSRPTSHSPVKTSGSPTSESLAAAGSSGKSSSRNEDFKALLQKKSSKTSPGTRPSAAELLKTTNPLARRVITEFAPELDSANSPKSQP